In Callospermophilus lateralis isolate mCalLat2 chromosome 10, mCalLat2.hap1, whole genome shotgun sequence, a single genomic region encodes these proteins:
- the LOC143408775 gene encoding keratin-associated protein 6-1-like yields the protein MCGRYYGNYYGGRGYGCCGYGGLGYGYGGLGYGYGGLGYGYGCGFRRLGCGYGCGYGYGSRSLCGYGYGCGSGYGSGFGYY from the coding sequence ATGTGTGGCAGGTACTACGGAAACTATTATGGCGGCCGTGGCTATGGATGCTGTGGCTATGGAGGCCTGGGCTATGGCTATGGAGGCCTGGGCTATGGCTATGGAGGCCTGGGCTATGGCTATGGCTGTGGCTTCCGCAGACTGGGCTGTGGCTATGGCTGTGGCTATGGATATGGCTCCCGCTCCCTCTGTGGCTATGGTTATGGATGTGGCTCTGGCTATGGCTCTGGCTTTGGATACTACTAA